A single window of candidate division KSB1 bacterium DNA harbors:
- the thpR gene encoding RNA 2',3'-cyclic phosphodiesterase gives MGKVRTFIAIDIPEAQKEQIAQLQATLRRVGGRISWTRPEGIHLTLKFLGDVDQEQIPMVAEAVARACRQVAPFEVSIAGVGAFPNFRQPRVLWVGIQEPTGRLKALAHAIEEELRPLGFPPEGRDFSPHLTLGRVKDPRGVAPVVRAMQQAGFAGGTFPAREVRVMKSELKPTGAEYTALHHIALSSH, from the coding sequence TTGGGGAAGGTTCGCACGTTCATCGCCATCGACATTCCGGAGGCGCAAAAGGAGCAGATCGCGCAGCTTCAGGCCACTCTCCGCCGCGTGGGCGGGCGGATTAGCTGGACGCGCCCGGAAGGCATCCACCTGACCCTCAAGTTCCTCGGGGACGTCGACCAGGAACAGATCCCTATGGTTGCAGAGGCGGTGGCACGGGCTTGCCGGCAGGTTGCGCCCTTTGAGGTGAGCATTGCGGGGGTGGGCGCCTTCCCCAATTTTCGGCAACCTCGCGTGTTGTGGGTGGGCATCCAGGAGCCGACCGGCCGGCTGAAGGCCCTGGCGCACGCCATCGAAGAAGAGCTCCGCCCACTGGGCTTTCCGCCGGAAGGGCGGGACTTTTCGCCGCATCTGACCCTGGGTCGGGTGAAGGACCCTCGGGGCGTGGCGCCCGTGGTGCGCGCCATGCAGCAAGCCGGCTTTGCGGGGGGCACATTCCCGGCCCGCGAGGTCAGAGTCATGAAGAGCGAGCTCAAACCGACAGGGGCGGAGTACACAGCGCTGCACCACATTGCACTATCGTCTCACTAA